One Anaerolineae bacterium genomic window, CCTCCTTCTCCACCACCCGCTCGATCACCTGCGGCGTGGGCGTCGCCCCGCAAGCCGACAACACCGCTCCTCCCCCCACGCCCAGGCCCAGCAACCCCATGAACCGCCGTCTGCTCAAGTTCGCCATGTCCCTGCCTCCTTCAATGTGAGACTCGCGATGCCCGATAAGCGACCCACACCGTTCCCCATGAGCGCCCCCTTGCGTCTCATTGCCCTGCGCTTGCGCGCACCGATTGACCCAGGAGCTACGTAATGGCCCCCCCGCTGCCACAACCATGGCCACGGTCTAGGCCCTTGTTTCGGGGTGCGGATTGCTCGCACTTGCCCGAAGGCCGTTGGCTGGGCACTAGCCGGCCCAGCCGCTCATCCAATCCAGTACCGGCTCCAGCACTTGCAGGCTGAGATGGTTGTAGTCCTCAGGGACAGCGTGGGTAAGGTTC contains:
- a CDS encoding twin-arginine translocation signal domain-containing protein, whose amino-acid sequence is MVVAAGGPLRSSWVNRCAQAQGNETQGGAHGERCGSLIGHRESHIEGGRDMANLSRRRFMGLLGLGVGGGAVLSACGATPTPQVIERVVEKE